One Polaribacter sp. SA4-12 genomic window carries:
- a CDS encoding tRNA-uridine aminocarboxypropyltransferase: protein MQVEIENPRVKCYKCMRPLSTCICKHINTLQTKTRFIILMHPKEYKKEKNGTGTMTNLQLENSEIIVGVDFTNNKRINEILNQENSTSFLLYPGKESFNLSTGKSAEINTVMGTSPYLFILDGTWPCARKMLKLSKNLQTLKRVSFDNKIKSKFIIKQQPEPLCLSTIESVYTVLNLLNEGDLENCDTKDFLLPFEKMIAHQLDYILNPNSKYYLTSGNKEIMPKNLYKKKTERTIIFEQEKI from the coding sequence TTGCAAGTAGAAATAGAAAATCCAAGAGTAAAATGTTACAAATGTATGCGACCTTTAAGCACTTGTATTTGCAAACACATTAATACTTTGCAGACGAAGACTCGTTTTATTATTTTGATGCACCCGAAAGAGTACAAAAAAGAAAAAAACGGAACGGGAACGATGACAAATCTTCAACTTGAAAATTCAGAAATAATCGTTGGTGTCGATTTTACCAATAATAAACGTATCAATGAAATACTGAATCAAGAAAACAGTACTTCATTTTTATTGTATCCAGGAAAAGAGAGTTTCAATTTATCGACAGGAAAAAGTGCTGAAATAAATACTGTTATGGGTACAAGTCCATACCTTTTCATTCTCGATGGAACTTGGCCTTGCGCTCGTAAAATGTTGAAACTGAGTAAAAACTTGCAAACACTAAAAAGAGTAAGTTTTGATAATAAAATAAAATCGAAATTTATTATAAAGCAACAACCAGAACCTCTTTGTTTGAGTACTATTGAATCGGTTTATACAGTTTTAAATTTATTAAATGAAGGTGACTTAGAAAACTGTGATACAAAGGACTTTTTACTTCCTTTTGAAAAAATGATTGCGCATCAACTCGATTATATTTTAAATCCGAATAGTAAATACTATTTAACTTCGGGGAACAAAGAAATTATGCCTAAAAACCTGTATAAGAAAAAGACAGAAAGAACTATTATTTTTGAACAGGAAAAGATTTAG
- a CDS encoding zinc-dependent peptidase: MLYIIAIAVLLVVLFVGLKPKKKASEIPLEKVVIPEHWHQLLLDNILFYKKLTTDEQKLFSTKMFHFLATKNIEAVHFELEELDRLLIAASAVIPVFRFKNWNYANLTTVLIYPDDFDDDLQFDSKVDGRTIGGLVGTGRFENQMILSRKALHHGFSNKTDKGNTAIHEFIHLLDKTDGVIDGIPAALLDKQYTIPYLQLVHKEMEAINNDASDIRNYGGTSQIEFLAVAGEYFFERPKLFKRKHPELYKMLDACFIK; the protein is encoded by the coding sequence ATGTTATATATTATTGCGATTGCCGTACTTCTTGTTGTTTTGTTTGTGGGTTTAAAACCAAAGAAAAAAGCATCCGAAATTCCGTTAGAAAAAGTGGTTATTCCCGAGCATTGGCATCAACTGTTGTTAGATAACATCCTTTTTTATAAAAAGTTAACTACGGATGAGCAAAAGTTATTCTCTACAAAGATGTTTCATTTCTTAGCAACAAAAAATATTGAAGCTGTTCATTTTGAGTTAGAAGAATTAGACAGATTGTTAATTGCTGCAAGTGCTGTAATTCCTGTTTTTAGATTTAAAAATTGGAATTATGCTAATTTAACAACTGTTTTAATTTATCCTGATGATTTTGATGATGATTTACAGTTTGATTCTAAAGTTGACGGGAGAACTATTGGTGGTTTGGTGGGTACAGGAAGATTCGAAAATCAAATGATTTTATCTAGAAAAGCGTTACATCACGGTTTTAGTAATAAAACGGACAAAGGAAATACGGCAATTCACGAATTTATTCACCTTTTAGACAAAACAGATGGTGTTATCGATGGAATTCCTGCTGCTTTGTTAGACAAACAATACACAATTCCTTATTTGCAATTGGTTCATAAAGAAATGGAAGCCATTAATAATGATGCTTCAGATATTAGAAATTATGGTGGAACCTCACAAATTGAATTCTTAGCAGTTGCAGGAGAATACTTTTTCGAAAGACCAAAGTTGTTTAAAAGAAAACATCCAGAATTGTATAAAATGCTGGATGCTTGTTTTATTAAGTAA
- a CDS encoding YiiX/YebB-like N1pC/P60 family cysteine hydrolase: MNKIIKHTCILLLFSFVFVGCKSNQKNNNFELKQGDLLFQNTGTGEIDNAIKDVTATSLSKNYSHVGLAMQEDDKWFVVEAIPKEGICQTPLKKFLNRNKNKFNKSQTTVARLHSYYQPYISKAIAYGIERIDTPYDEIFLWDDNSYYCSELVYKMFSSQDLSKDAIPFLTHPMTFNDSTGNPMPSWKAYYKTRNQPIPEGIEGTNPNLMASSPRIKFVHDYENE, from the coding sequence ATGAATAAAATTATAAAACACACTTGTATTCTCCTTTTATTCTCTTTTGTTTTTGTCGGTTGTAAAAGCAATCAAAAAAATAATAATTTTGAATTAAAACAAGGAGATTTACTGTTTCAAAATACAGGAACAGGTGAAATAGATAATGCAATTAAAGATGTAACAGCAACTTCATTGTCTAAAAACTATTCGCATGTTGGGTTGGCAATGCAAGAAGATGACAAATGGTTTGTTGTAGAAGCGATTCCGAAAGAAGGAATTTGCCAAACTCCTTTAAAAAAGTTTCTAAACAGGAATAAAAATAAATTCAACAAATCTCAAACTACGGTTGCAAGATTACATAGCTATTACCAACCTTATATTTCTAAAGCCATAGCGTATGGAATCGAAAGAATAGATACACCTTATGATGAGATTTTTTTATGGGACGACAATTCTTATTATTGCTCAGAATTGGTTTATAAAATGTTTTCTTCTCAAGATTTATCGAAAGATGCGATTCCTTTTTTAACGCATCCAATGACGTTTAACGACAGTACAGGAAACCCAATGCCAAGTTGGAAAGCTTATTATAAAACACGCAATCAGCCAATTCCTGAGGGAATTGAAGGAACAAATCCTAATTTGATGGCTAGCAGTCCTCGTATTAAATTTGTGCATGATTATGAGAATGAATAA
- a CDS encoding M1 family aminopeptidase has product MMIKKMLFFVLVMLSLVSFSQTHTGYKPEREKIHDLVHTKLKMDFNFKEKQLNGEAWITAKPHFYATNKFTLDAKAMVIHQVSINSQKLDFNYDDAQIVIDLPKEYTKEEAFTVYIKYTARPEKVKQKGSAAITDAKGLYFINADGFDKNKPTQIWTQGETEANSCWFPTIDSPNQKTTQEIYITVPNKFQTLSNGKLISQTNNGTNRTDYWKMDQKHAPYLVFMGIGEYEIIKDSYKNIPVNYYVEKEYAPYAKAIFGLTPEMMGFFSTVLGVEYPWNKYHQIVGRDYVSGAMENTTAVIHGEKAYQTPGQLIDENVQENTIAHELFHHWFGDLVTSESWSNLTLNESFANYSEYLWREHKYGKLDADMHLFEDRDAYKNGQNNDKHLVRFNYTDKEDMFDLVSYNKGGAILHMLRNYVGDEAFFLGLKTYLTENKYKAAEVHQLRLVFERITGKDLNWFFNQWYFNAGHPKIDVTYDYNTIQKKVTVNLQQLNVTEFKFPLAIDIYEDGQRTRHNVFVNENDASFTFPYTKQPTLIQVNGDGVLLCEITENKVLSDYIFQLKNAVNYAHRREALLEVAKKQEDKTAFNAVANAMSDPSYRIRMLALQKIDLINKFSKKYAIQKIMDIANTDEKTLVQATAIETLGKLTDPELKAIFAKGLESKSYSVIGKALVAMYYVDKQAAIAKSSQLPDAIRKILATPLTRIYIEEKDEKELPFIAKSVLSGMFLTGDDSTKAIYQKAFTQISESNNAEAIQNLVDDMVVKGTQYKSFNFDKVVINLMRRMVQDQKTKNTPNRARNTAIIKEAMAKLL; this is encoded by the coding sequence ATGATGATTAAAAAAATGCTCTTTTTTGTTTTAGTAATGCTGAGTTTGGTAAGTTTTTCTCAAACCCATACAGGTTATAAACCAGAAAGAGAGAAAATTCACGATTTAGTGCACACAAAACTAAAAATGGATTTTAATTTTAAAGAAAAGCAATTAAATGGTGAAGCTTGGATTACTGCAAAACCTCATTTTTATGCAACCAACAAATTTACGTTAGATGCAAAAGCAATGGTTATTCATCAAGTTTCTATAAATAGCCAGAAATTAGATTTTAATTATGATGATGCTCAGATTGTTATAGACTTACCAAAAGAATATACAAAAGAGGAAGCATTTACAGTTTATATTAAATATACTGCGCGTCCAGAAAAAGTAAAACAAAAAGGATCTGCAGCAATAACAGATGCAAAAGGTTTGTATTTTATAAATGCAGATGGTTTTGATAAAAACAAACCCACTCAAATCTGGACTCAAGGAGAAACGGAAGCAAATAGTTGCTGGTTTCCAACAATAGACAGTCCGAATCAGAAAACAACGCAAGAAATTTACATTACAGTTCCTAATAAGTTTCAAACACTTTCTAACGGAAAATTGATAAGTCAAACTAATAACGGAACCAACAGAACTGATTACTGGAAAATGGATCAGAAACACGCTCCGTATTTGGTTTTTATGGGAATTGGCGAGTATGAGATTATTAAAGATTCGTATAAAAATATTCCTGTAAACTATTATGTAGAAAAAGAATATGCACCTTATGCAAAGGCTATTTTTGGCTTAACACCAGAAATGATGGGCTTCTTTTCTACTGTTTTAGGCGTGGAATATCCTTGGAACAAATACCATCAGATTGTTGGTAGAGATTACGTTTCTGGAGCTATGGAAAACACAACAGCTGTAATTCATGGAGAAAAAGCATATCAAACTCCTGGTCAATTAATTGATGAAAATGTACAAGAAAATACCATTGCACATGAATTATTTCATCATTGGTTTGGAGATTTAGTAACATCAGAAAGTTGGTCTAATCTTACTTTAAACGAATCTTTTGCTAATTATAGCGAATATTTATGGAGAGAACATAAATACGGAAAATTAGATGCAGACATGCATTTGTTTGAAGATAGAGATGCGTATAAAAACGGACAGAATAACGATAAACATTTAGTGCGTTTTAATTATACTGATAAAGAAGATATGTTCGATTTAGTGAGCTACAATAAAGGTGGCGCTATTTTACACATGTTGCGTAATTATGTTGGTGATGAAGCTTTTTTCTTAGGCTTAAAAACCTATTTAACAGAGAATAAATACAAAGCGGCAGAAGTACATCAATTGCGATTAGTTTTCGAAAGAATCACAGGTAAAGACTTAAATTGGTTCTTTAATCAATGGTACTTTAATGCAGGGCATCCAAAAATTGATGTTACTTACGATTACAATACAATTCAGAAAAAAGTAACTGTAAACTTGCAACAATTAAATGTTACTGAGTTTAAATTTCCTTTAGCGATTGATATTTATGAAGATGGACAAAGAACAAGACACAACGTTTTTGTAAATGAGAATGATGCTTCTTTTACTTTCCCTTATACAAAACAACCAACCTTAATTCAAGTTAATGGAGATGGAGTATTATTATGTGAAATAACAGAAAATAAAGTGTTGAGCGATTATATCTTTCAATTAAAAAATGCAGTGAATTATGCACATAGAAGAGAAGCATTGTTAGAAGTCGCTAAAAAGCAAGAAGACAAAACAGCTTTTAATGCAGTCGCAAATGCAATGAGCGATCCTTCTTACAGAATTAGAATGCTGGCTTTACAAAAGATAGATTTAATTAATAAATTTTCTAAAAAATATGCAATTCAAAAAATAATGGATATTGCGAATACGGATGAAAAAACATTGGTACAAGCAACAGCAATTGAAACGTTAGGGAAATTAACAGATCCTGAGTTAAAAGCAATATTTGCAAAAGGATTAGAAAGCAAATCGTATTCTGTAATAGGTAAAGCCTTAGTTGCTATGTATTATGTGGATAAACAAGCTGCAATTGCCAAATCTAGCCAATTGCCAGATGCCATTAGAAAAATATTAGCAACGCCTTTAACACGTATTTATATTGAAGAAAAGGACGAAAAAGAATTGCCTTTTATCGCTAAAAGTGTCTTGTCTGGTATGTTTTTAACAGGTGATGATAGTACAAAAGCAATTTACCAAAAAGCATTTACTCAAATTTCTGAAAGTAATAACGCAGAAGCAATTCAGAATTTAGTAGATGATATGGTTGTAAAAGGAACGCAATACAAATCATTTAATTTTGATAAAGTAGTGATTAACTTAATGCGTAGAATGGTACAAGATCAAAAAACGAAGAATACGCCTAATAGAGCTAGAAACACTGCTATTATTAAAGAAGCAATGGCGAAGTTATTATAA
- a CDS encoding DUF4252 domain-containing protein, with protein MKNITKILSLLLLVLMITSCKNEKSLQGYLVESQEKTGFISVDIPTSFLQLKSDDVSADVKATLKSIRKVNVVALPIKGNEAAYEVEKATLKELFKDNKEYKSLMSMKAKGMHVNLYYTGDTDSIDEVIAFGYGKEAGVGVARLLGDNMNPAKIIEMMNNVKIDGDNVNLEQFSAIFKGK; from the coding sequence ATGAAAAATATAACTAAAATACTTTCTCTTTTATTGCTTGTATTGATGATTACTTCATGTAAAAATGAAAAATCGTTACAAGGATATTTAGTAGAAAGTCAAGAAAAAACTGGATTTATTTCAGTTGATATTCCCACAAGCTTTTTACAATTAAAGTCTGATGATGTTTCAGCAGATGTAAAAGCTACTTTAAAAAGCATTCGTAAAGTAAATGTAGTTGCATTGCCAATTAAAGGAAATGAAGCAGCGTATGAAGTAGAAAAAGCAACATTAAAAGAACTTTTTAAAGATAATAAAGAGTATAAATCTTTAATGTCTATGAAAGCAAAAGGAATGCATGTTAACTTGTATTATACAGGAGATACAGATTCTATAGATGAAGTAATTGCTTTTGGTTATGGTAAAGAAGCAGGAGTAGGAGTTGCAAGATTGTTAGGCGATAATATGAATCCGGCAAAGATTATAGAAATGATGAACAATGTGAAAATTGATGGCGACAATGTTAATTTAGAACAGTTTAGCGCAATTTTTAAAGGAAAATAA
- a CDS encoding DUF4252 domain-containing protein has product MKKIAILIALVVAPMVTSAQSFFDTLEDMDGVDMVVVTKDAFELISKFKNIKIDDNEGMKVFQMIQDLKEFKMFSTNDAGIADKMDAMVQSAIKKQNLTQLMRIKEDGSRIKIYVKSTKNKDFVSEVLMFIKGLDKKTKGNSEAVVVSLTGSIDINKMSELADTFTSGNEK; this is encoded by the coding sequence ATGAAAAAAATAGCAATATTAATAGCGTTAGTCGTTGCACCAATGGTAACAAGCGCACAGTCATTTTTTGACACTTTAGAAGATATGGACGGAGTAGATATGGTAGTAGTTACCAAAGATGCTTTCGAATTAATATCTAAATTCAAAAACATTAAAATAGATGATAATGAAGGAATGAAAGTCTTTCAGATGATTCAAGATTTAAAAGAGTTTAAAATGTTTTCTACTAATGATGCTGGCATTGCAGATAAAATGGATGCAATGGTTCAATCAGCAATTAAGAAACAGAACTTAACGCAGTTAATGCGAATTAAAGAAGATGGATCTCGTATTAAAATCTATGTAAAATCTACAAAGAATAAAGATTTTGTGAGTGAAGTGCTAATGTTTATAAAAGGACTTGACAAAAAAACTAAAGGTAATTCTGAAGCAGTAGTTGTGTCTTTAACAGGTAGTATAGACATTAATAAAATGTCTGAATTAGCAGATACGTTCACTAGCGGGAACGAGAAGTAA
- a CDS encoding RNA polymerase sigma factor, producing MNQSDFLKVVLPFKDKVFRLAKRLLVSREEAEDATQELLFKLWKSREKIADYKNVEAFAMTMTKNYCYDRLKSKQASNLTLVHSNYKEKDTSLDKKIEHRDSVNQVHELIKDLPEQQKIIIQLRDVEQYDFDEICKMVDMKPTAVRVALSRARKTIREALIKKHNYGVS from the coding sequence ATGAACCAGTCAGACTTTTTAAAAGTTGTTTTACCATTTAAAGATAAGGTCTTTCGTTTAGCAAAAAGACTTTTAGTTTCTAGAGAAGAAGCTGAAGATGCTACGCAAGAACTACTCTTTAAACTATGGAAAAGCAGAGAAAAGATTGCTGATTACAAAAACGTTGAAGCATTTGCAATGACAATGACTAAAAACTATTGTTATGATCGTTTAAAATCGAAGCAGGCAAGTAATTTAACATTAGTACACAGTAATTATAAGGAAAAAGATACTAGTTTAGATAAGAAAATTGAACATCGAGACAGTGTAAACCAAGTACACGAGTTGATAAAAGACTTACCTGAACAACAAAAAATTATTATTCAATTAAGAGATGTTGAACAATATGATTTTGATGAAATATGCAAAATGGTAGATATGAAACCAACTGCAGTTAGAGTAGCCTTGTCTAGAGCAAGAAAAACAATAAGAGAAGCATTAATTAAAAAACACAACTATGGAGTTAGCTAA
- a CDS encoding S41 family peptidase gives MKNFFKITCFLFSVLILSNCSKEYEVPADIVEQDFVWKGLNAYYLHQDQIADLADTRFNSDQQLNAYLNSFPDYNSLFTSLLISGDVKSTLVEDYNTIIEPELRTGFTNGLEFGIIAEENDPDNVLGYVTHILPNSDASNKTIERGQFFHAVNGVQLTRTNYEDLLLNGDATFTLAMADFDGTTVTPNTITVSLEKLNYNYPATFLEKTIAVNTDNVGYLMYNNDLSINYINDLNNTFLNFKNQSVNELVLDLRYNISGGSFAKNISQIASMITGQFPDEVLIKEQWNTKAQAWFQVNQPDSLITKFPTKLDATTNINSLNLTDVYIILNGENYTGSSAIELLINSLKPYINVHVIGNTTAGNNTGSITLYNSEDYDFEFRKMTHTIALQPIVLSFLNKDDQTYENGFTSNLRTCTNEDVLDLGLLGETSDPILNSVLNYISTGTAVSNTNCNPNNFEYLYNSINAQREIDNGVFINQDLPNTNN, from the coding sequence ATGAAAAACTTCTTTAAAATTACTTGCTTTCTTTTTTCTGTACTGATTTTATCTAACTGTTCTAAGGAATACGAAGTTCCTGCTGATATTGTTGAACAAGATTTTGTTTGGAAAGGTTTAAACGCTTATTACTTGCATCAAGATCAAATTGCAGACTTAGCTGATACTCGTTTTAATTCTGATCAACAATTAAATGCCTATTTAAATTCTTTTCCAGATTACAATTCTTTATTTACTAGTTTATTAATTTCTGGTGATGTAAAATCAACTTTAGTTGAAGATTATAATACAATTATAGAACCAGAATTAAGAACTGGTTTTACAAATGGTTTAGAATTCGGAATTATTGCAGAAGAAAATGACCCAGATAATGTTTTAGGGTATGTAACTCATATTTTACCAAACTCTGATGCATCCAACAAAACGATAGAAAGAGGTCAATTTTTTCATGCAGTAAATGGTGTTCAATTAACGAGAACAAATTATGAAGATTTACTATTAAATGGTGACGCTACTTTCACGTTAGCAATGGCAGATTTTGATGGAACAACAGTTACTCCAAATACGATAACTGTCAGTTTAGAAAAACTGAACTATAATTATCCTGCTACTTTTTTAGAAAAAACCATTGCTGTAAATACGGATAATGTTGGTTATTTAATGTACAATAACGATCTTTCTATAAACTACATTAATGATTTAAATAACACCTTCTTAAATTTTAAAAATCAATCCGTTAACGAATTGGTTTTAGATTTAAGATATAATATTAGTGGCGGAAGTTTTGCGAAAAATATTTCACAAATTGCAAGTATGATTACTGGGCAGTTTCCTGATGAAGTATTGATAAAAGAACAATGGAATACAAAAGCACAAGCTTGGTTTCAGGTGAATCAACCAGATTCTTTAATTACAAAATTTCCAACAAAGTTGGATGCAACAACAAACATTAATAGTTTAAATTTAACGGATGTTTATATCATTTTAAATGGAGAAAACTACACTGGTTCTTCTGCAATTGAATTATTAATAAATAGTCTAAAACCTTATATTAATGTTCACGTTATTGGTAACACAACTGCAGGAAACAATACAGGTTCAATTACTTTGTATAATTCTGAAGATTATGACTTTGAGTTTAGAAAAATGACACATACAATTGCTTTACAACCCATTGTGTTAAGTTTTTTAAATAAAGACGACCAAACTTATGAAAACGGATTTACATCAAACTTAAGAACTTGTACAAATGAAGATGTATTAGATTTAGGCCTTTTAGGTGAAACCTCAGACCCAATTTTAAATAGCGTTTTAAATTATATATCAACAGGTACAGCAGTTTCTAACACAAATTGTAATCCTAATAATTTTGAGTATTTATATAACAGTATCAATGCTCAAAGAGAAATTGATAATGGTGTATTTATAAACCAAGATTTACCAAACACGAATAATTAA